The Candidatus Latescibacterota bacterium genome segment ATCGGTCGAACTGATCTTTAAAGACGCGGCAGGTCAGCCACTGGGAGTGAGTGATATAGCTACCGTTGTCTATCTCCGGGATGAAGTAATGCTGATCGCGGATATCAATACGACAGATATCGAGGACTCGGCGGTCACGCTTGTTCCCTTCGATCGGGTGATGATCGAACCGGGAGGGATGAGGACTTTCAGGGTGTATATCGATGTCGGGCCCGAAACGAGCGGAAATGATTTCAGGATATCCCTTGGCTCGGCTTCGGCATTTGATCTGATCGATCATAATACGGGAATAGCTGTGGAGATCGGTGGAATAGAGTTCCCATGGACGACGAACGCGGTGGATATCAGAGAGCCCGCACTGGAATTATCAGTCGGTATGGATGGTATCGCGCCGGAAACGATCAACAGGGGCCAGGAGGATGTCCGGGTGTTCAGCCTGGTCCTGACAAACGTGGGGAGCAGTTCGGGAGCGGATATCAGTATCTCCTCGATATGTTTCGAGGTGGAAGATATATTCGGCAGTTCAACGGAAGCATCCGGGATATTCTCGGAATTCCATCTTCAGGACGGACCGGGTTATCGTTACTGCACGGTGTCTGCCTTTGGAGCTTCCCAGGATATAGAGTGTGTATTTCAGCCTGAGATCGTCATCTCTCCAGGGATGCCGCTTGTCCTCGATGGATATGTCGATCTTGTGTCTCATCCTGCCCCTGAGGGGTTCAGGCTGGTACTCCAGGATTCACTATGTATAGGCGCAAGGGACGCCAATTCCGGCCAGACGGTGACGGTACGAAGTGATCAGGCTGGAGGATATGATTTTCCGATGGATTCGGGAGGAACAATGATCCTGAACCCGCTGACCGGGCTTTCGGTGTCCGGTACGTCTATGTTGCCGGATGCTGTCACAGCATCGTCCGTAGATGTAGACGCTCTTAATGTAGTCATTCGACATACAGGCAGCCAGGAAGAGTCGAGTGCCTTGCTGAGATCGCTGTCAATAAGGCTGCTTGACAGTTCAGGTTCAGGAATCCCATGGAATTCCACGATCGAGGGGTTGAGATCGACGGCGGGAGACAGTGTCGCAGGAGAGGTCTATCCGGCCGCTGGAGACACTTCTTCATACATGACACTGGTTTTTCCAGGCGATCTGCAAGTATCTCCGGGAGATTCGATCGATATCGATATCTCGGTCGATCTGGAAGGTGAATCCCTGCCCCCTGACTTTCAGATGCAGGTAGCACAGAGTGGGATCGAGGCATATGACGCTACTTCAATGGAAAGGTTTATTTCCGTTCAGGGCGAATTTCCTCTTACAAGCGGAATAGCTGAAATAACGCTGCCAGCAGACGGCATCACGTTCGGGGCGGGATCGATCATGCCGTCAAATGTAGTGCCTGGCGAGAAGGCCGGGTTGTTCAAACTCAGATTCTCAAGAGACTTGTCTTCGGAAGGTTCTCATGTGATCGTATCAGGATTCGATATCGAGTTCGAAGACAGATACGGAATACCGATAGATCCTTCAGCAATAATAGAAGACATCATTATAGAGAACGAAGGAACTGATGTCGGATTGACGATGGAGATCGTCTCGGGTACTACCAGGATCAGTCTTGTCGATCCGGTCATGGTGGAGAAGGGACAGTCCATTGTCCTTGACATATCAGCAGGAATATCAGAATCAACATCGATCGAGGCTCTGCGGGCCGAGATCCCGTCGGTATCGAGCATCGTATGTGTGGATGGTGTATCGGATGAGTCGGTGGCTGTATCGTTGGAAGAAGGCTTCGCATTACCCTTCATATCGGGTATGGCCGCTGTCATCGCCGGGGAGACGGAAGCTTCGTTCTCGAATTATCCGAACCCTTTCATTGCAAGCCAGGAACAGACAAGGATAACGTTTTTTCTTCCATCAGAATCCGAAGTCTCTCTCGAGGTCTATACGATAACGGGGAAACTGGTTAAAAAGATAATTGACAACGAGAGCATGATGTCCGGGCTCCATCAGGATATATGGTGGGATGGCAGGAATGGTCGGGGCGAAAAAGTATTGAACGGTGTCTATTACCTGGTCCTGAAAACCGGAGCGGGTGGGAGTGAGAAAGTATTCAGGAGAAAGGCAGCACTGGTACGCTGATGAACCGAATATTCAGAATAATCATCCTTTCTCTGGTAGCGATGGCCGCAATAGCGCTACCGCGTGTACTGGTCGCTGAAGATGGGACGGGTGGGACTGTAAGTCCATTTGCCCTTGGAGCAGGAGGAAGGAACACGGCACTCGGCGGAGCCTCAGCTGCCATCTGGGGAGGGTCGTATTCCCTCGTCTGGAACCCGGCGGGGCTCGTTTCCGTGGAGAGGGGCGAACTGGCTCTGTTCCATACTCCCCTGTTCGACGGCGCATGTTCATATTCAACGGCCCTGGTATCATGGCCACTTCTCGATGCTGGTGTGATATCGGCTGGAATAATGCATCTCAAAATAGGTGATATCGAAAGACGTGACTCTGACAATATGTTGGAAAGCGGTGATCTGTCGAACAGGCAGACCAGGTACATCCTTGGTTTCGGCAGGACCATTCACGGAGGACTTTCGGCAGGGATCAGTCTTAAGCTGGACAGGTATGCCCAGGGTGAATACAGCGCCAACGGATTCGGGATGGACGTGGGCCTTGGAATACGGAGAGAAATCAAATCGCCACTGGTCGATGGTATGGCCGCGGGAATCAATTTTTTCAATATTGTGGAGCCTGTCTATACGATCGTCAGTGAGGAATCGGGCGATCCTTCAGGGGCCCGGGGCGGGATCGCCATGTGGCGTTCGATGCCGGGAAGTCTGGACGATCGGTTTCTCTTTACCTCCGATCTGGTAAAATCGAGATACAGCGAGACCGGGTTGCATGCGGGAGTCGAATACAGTATAAGCGGAATGTTTGCGGTACGGGCAGGGTACGACGCGGGGAACGTCACGCTTGGTGCCGGGTTCCGGGTTCATACAATCGAGGTGGACTATGCTTTCAGGGATTCCGATCTCGAGAATTACCACCTGTTCTCGATATTGTATGGATACGGCGAGACGAGCAGCCAGAAGCTTGCCAAACGCAGAATAGCAAGAGATGAGGAAATTCAGAAAAAACTCGTTTTTGAGACGGACAGGTATGAGACAGATCTGATCTCATCTTCAATGGAAAGCGGTAGAAGGGCACTTGAAAATGGCCATTATAACAAGGCCACGGGATATTTCGAGGCAGTCCTGCTCTGGGACCCCACCAATACCGAGGCAAGGGATTGTAGAACCAGGGCTGATGCTCTCACCCATATTAAACGTGCGGACTCGCTTTTTGTCGGTCAGATGTACTCGGAAGCATTGTTCGAATACAGACTTGGCAGTCAGCATTTCGATCACGAAGAGATCGACAGTCGGATCGAAGCCTGCGAAAAATCGATAGGGGAAGCCGAGAACAGCAGGGCTATTCTTGACAGGATGATCTCACATTCACTTGAGCTCTATACAAGTCGGCAGTGGGCTGATGCTTCACGGGCGTTCGAAGAGATCCTGGTGATCGACCCCGGTAACAGTATAGCGAATCAGTACCGTGAAAAATCAATACTCAGGAACAGGGAGTATTACGATTCACTTATCAGGAGAGTCGAGCAGGCAGTTTCCCGAATGCATTACGAAGAGGCCGCAGAGCTTGTTCACACGGGGCTGGAGAATTTCCCCGGGGACAATATCCTGATCTCGCGATTATCCGATATCGAACGATTGAAGAGAAGAGCCGGGGATAAAGTCCCTGCAGGGGCTGAAGTGGCCACACTGAAGCCCGCATTGTCTTCAGCGATGATCGAAGGCCTGAGGCCGGACTACGAAAAGGGAGTAGCCTCCTTTACCGGCGGGCAGTACGAGAAGGCTATCGATTCCTGGGAAAAAGTCTGGAAGGTGTGGAAGGGCTTCGAGAAGGTAGAGGAATATCTTGTCAAGGCGTACCAGTTCAGGGGCATGGATCTATATACCGATCACAGCTATGAAGAAGCGCTTGAAGTATGGCAGAAGATCCTTGTGATAGATCCCGGGAATGAAAAGGCTGCGAGGTATATCAGGAGGACCAGGGAAGAGATGGGCCTTCTTGAAAGAACGAGAGGATGACAGTCAGCGGTGTGATATGAAAGCAATAAACCTGAAATTTCAGATCACTCTATTCGTGCTCCTTCTCATTGCGGGACTTGTCACAGCTTTTTCGCTGACATCCGCTCGTGTTCAGCGGACGATCCTCCTTGAGGAGGTAAGACAGAAAGTGGTACTGCAGGGAAGGAACCTGGCACTGAACTACTCCAAACCCCTGCTCCATAAAGATCCCGAATTTGAGCTTCATCCACATATCCGGAAAGTCCTCTCGGGCGACAGAAATATCAGGTCGGTCGTGGTCGTGGACAGGGAAGGGAAAATCAAGGGGCATCGTGACATGAAGATGATAGACGTTCAGTTCAGGGATGAGACTGGATTCGCGACGGTCGGCGACATGTCAGGACTTGCTCCCGATGAATCTCTGAAGATCCGTGATGATATTCTGCTGGTGTCGACTCCGATAACGGATCAGGAGGAGACTATAGGTACGGTGTTTATCGAGTATTCGACTGAAGGGATGATGCAGACTCTGGCAGAAGGAAGAAAACGGATTATGAGAATAGGACTGATTGCGCTGGGGGCTGGTGCTTTGATGTCCCTGCTTCTGGCAATTCTTATAGCCAGGCCAGTCAATCGCCTGACCAGGGGAGCCGAGTTGATCGGCCAGGGACGTCTGGATACAAGGATAAGAGTAAAGTCGGTCCGGGAGATGAATGTGCTGGCAGATACGTTCAACAGGATGGCTTCCAGTCTCGAGGAAAACCGTGATGTCATGAGAGAGAAGGAGCGTCTCGACAAGGAGCTTGAGATCGCGAGATCGATTCAGCAGACTCTTCTTCCCTCTGATATACCCGAGCCCGAAAGATATGATATCGACGCATATTACAACTCCGCGGAACTTGTGGGGGGCGATTATTACGATATCATCCCATTGGAAAATAACCGGATCATGTTCGTAGTCGGCGATGTCGCCGGCAAGGGAGTGCCGGGTCTGGTAGTGATGGCGATGGTAAGGATGATGGTCAGGGACCTTGCCCAGCGGGGTGAAAACCCTGCCAGGCTGCTCAGGCATCTGAATACTCTTTTGTTGAGAGATGTTCGTAATAATCTTTTCCTGACCATGTTCTGTGGTGTCCTTGATCTCGGATCGAACGGTTTCTTCTGGGCCAGCGCGGCTCATATGCCGCTGGTCTACTTCAGGGGACGGGACGGGAGTGTGCGGATGCTGGGGACGAAAGCCAAACCTATGGGGATCTTTCCGGATGAAGTATTCAATAAAGGTCTCAAGGAATATCAATTGACGTTTGAGCCTGGGGACCTGCTCCTGCAGTACACAGACGGATTAAACGAGATGCGCGACCGGAAAGGCGACGAATTCGGCCTGGAAAAGGTCGAGGAGATAGTAAAAAGTGTGGCGTCCAGGGGGGCAACGGATCTGCTTGCGACCCTGAAAGAGAGCCTTGATGAATTCAGGGGCGAAGTGCCCCAGAGCGACGACCTGACGCTATTGGCATTGCGGATGCGACAGTCCGTTGAAACAGGTGTCTCGTCGGACAGGAATGAGGATCACGGGAAAGTCAGCACCGGAATCCATGACCGGAGTAGTGTATAGCGATGATACTCGAAAAAATCGATTTAAAATCATCGGAAATAACCGTCAGTTGCGGTGCCGGGTCATACCTCGATTCCCTGGGGAGGGTCACAGGTGTGATCCTCCTGTCGATCGAATCAGGATTTGATTCGCTCCGCCTTGTCAAATCAGGACGATGCGATGATTCGATCAAGCCCGTTCTCGATCTGATCCTGTCGAATAATCCATTCGTCAATATAGTTGAGTCCGAAAAGAATGAATCAGACCGGATCGACAGTCTGAAGATATGTGATCATCCACAGATCTCGGTCATTGGAGAAGGCTCCGGACATCTGTACAGGATCAGAGCCAGCGTGACGGTCGAAGGGACTAATTTTGCCTCCAGGACCGCCGGCATCATCACCGGGATCCTCGGTTTTCCCGGATTCATGTCGTTCGGAATGAGATTAGCCTCTTATGAACTTCTCATGAATATATCCGAGCACGGACACGGTCCCGGGAAAAACAGGTGGGTCGATCTTATACTGGAAAAGAGAGAGGACAGCCTTTTTATGACGATTATCGATGATGGTCCCATGTTCGATCCCACAATAGGCATTGATTTCGATCTGAAAAAATATCTCGGAAGCGGAAAGAACAGAGGCCTTGGGTTGATAATGTTAAAGAATATGAATCAGAAGATGACTTATGCGAGAGAGAACGGGAAGAACATGATTGTCATCAACAGCATGGTGGCAATCGATATTCCAAAGGGAAAGGAGAACGGAATGGCAGCTTTGAAAATTGATGAGGGAATACCCGGAGCGGACGGAATAAGCGAGATCATGATTAGGGGGGAACTGGATACGAAGGGAGCACTCAGACTCGAGGAATTGATGAACGATCTCATAAGTAGGAAAATCTACAAGACCGTTCTCAATTTCAGGGATGTCAGCTTCGTTTCAAGTGCGGGTGTCGGTATGCTTCTGGGACTGGTCTCGTCACTGAGGAGAGAGGGCGGCGAAGTATATCTCTCCGAGCTGACGAACAAGGTAGAATCCGTATTCAAATTACTTAACCTGGACGACTATTTCAAGGTCATCACGGGACAGAGCGGGAAACTTTAGGCCGATGATATTGTCATCGAGATATTGATCCCAGCGTCAGGACAGATCATGGAAGTGATGAGTAAATCAACTGAGACAGACAGAGCCACAGACGTGCCCTCGATGCTCGAACAGGAGCTCGAGAGGAAAAACATGGCTTTCGAGGCTCTTTTCAGGCTGATGGAGAGGATCGGCACGACACTCGATCTGGAGACCATAATACGTCTGTTTCTGATGACGCTGGCCGGGCAGCTGAGCCTCGATCAGATCGCTTTTTATCTGGCATCCTCGAAAGAAAATCTTTTCAGGGTTTATTACTCTCTGGGGATCAGTACGGGAGAGTTGCCTCCTGCAATAGCAAGATCCTCATATATCGTCCGGACTCTTGGGAAAAAGCTCGACCTTGTAGAGATCGGTGAACCGTCTGATCTGGCGGCGTGCGCCGACCCTTCAGACGATGAGGCATTGTTCTCGATGAACGGATTCAGTTACGCATTTCCACTTATCGGAAAAACGGGTGTGCAGGGTATAATCCTCATGAGCCGGAAGATCGACGGAAGCGGGTTTACAGAGTTCAACAGAGAGATCCTTCATGTTCTGACGAGATCGGCAGCCATGGCTGTCGGCAACGCGATGCTGTATAACGAAGTCCTGGTGTCGAATATGGAAATGGAAGATTTCGCAAGGGTAAAGAAGGAATTTCTCTCCCACACGTCGCACGAGCTCAGGACCCCCCTGACAATCCTTAAGAGTTCTCTGTGGTCTATCGAAGAGAAAAAAGGTAATGACGGTGTACTGATGGAACTCGCCTGCAAGGCGGTTACTCGTCTTAGCAGCATGGTAGACCAACTGTTGTCACTGAACGATGTCGGGATTAACGCGTCATCGCTCAACCTTGTCCGCACAAATATCCTGCAATTGCTGGAATCGTCTTTTGTGGAAAGGATCTCCGAGATCAGTGAGATGGGGGTCACCTTCAAACTGGACAAGATGAACACTCCTGATGACCTGTTTATAGACGCTACGAAGATGAGGATTGTCTTTAAAAGCATCATTGATAACGCGGTCAGTTCAGTAGAGAGTGGTGGTAGTATCTACCTCAGTGTTTCCACAAGGACTCTCTCCCCTGATGAACTGGAGGGTGTGGAGATCATCTGCAGTGAATACCGCAAGGAATATCCCGTCGATTCTTCTGCGCCAGATTCACATGAATCTGAATATTCAGAAGATATATCGATCGGAGTTGGAAAAAGAAACGGAAATCCTGTCGATGAGTGGGTGGTGATCAGGGTGAGGGATGACGGTGTGGGTATACCGGAGGAGGAGATAAGGACTCTGAGTGAACCATTCATGAGAGCGTCGAACTCGAAGATGGCCGATGTGAAAGGGTTGGGGCTCGGGCTCTCGGTCGCATCGAAGATCATCTACTCGCATGGTGGTAGATTCTACTGTAGCAGCGAAAAAGGACGAGGAGCTGAATTCTCGGTCTGGCTTCCGGTCTCCTATAAAAAAGATAAGAATCAAGACGGAGGTTAAGATGGAAATAAAAGGTTTGATCTTTCATTCAAGGAAAGAGTTTGTCGTCGAAAATTTCGGTGAGGAAGGATGGAATAATGTCGTAGCTTCACTTTCCAGAGAAGATCAGGCACTACTCGATGAAATCATCCTCACGGCGAAATGGTATCCGTTCGAAGTGGGTGAGAGACTCGATAAGGCTATCGTCGATATACTCGGAGGTGGAGACGGCCGCATATTCAAGAAGATAGGGGTGCAGTCGGCTCAGAGGAGTCTGACCAAGGTCCATAAGACTTTTCTGACACCCGGCGATCCACAGGCCTTCATGAAAAAATCAAGTATTATGTACAAGTTCTACTATGACACGGGATATCGTGAATATCAGGAGACTGGTCCGAATTCCGGCGTCATCACCACCTATGAAGCAGAGACCTTTTCACATCCCGACTGCCTCACTGTCATCGGATGGTATGAGGAAGCTCTGAGGATGTGTGGGGCCAGAAGAGTGAAAGGAGTAGAAGAAGAATGCAGGGCAAAGGGTGGAGATGTATGCCGTTACAGGTTCGGCTGGGAGATCTAGGCGGGGCATGTCCTGACCGGGACTGAACTGGGGGCAGTCAGTCTTTCAATTGTTTTTATCACCTCTCATGATTCAGTTTATCATTTGCTTAAAAACCTTGATTTGTGGCAAGGGATTGGTCTAGACTCTCCGGGCTTGTTCTTTAATCCTCCCCCCTTCCTGCCGGAAGCAGGGGGTCAGCCCGAATGATCGGAGTAAGCCATGCGCAGACCTCTTTTCCTGACTATCCTGGCCGTGATGATAGTGCTTTCCTGTGCTCAACAGGTCGGCACCGGCAATCCCATGTTGTCGGAGTTCGATACGCCATTCGGCGTCCCTCCTTTTGAGGAGATAAAAGAAGTACATTATATTCCTGCCTTCCAGGAAGGGATAAGATTACAAAATGAAGAAATAGCGGCGATAGTCAATGATCCTGAATCACCGACTTTCGAGAATACGATTGCGGCGATGGAAGGTTCAGGAACCCTCCTGAACAGGGTCTCCAGTATTTTCTTCAGCCTGAACTCTGCCAATACGAATGAGGAGATGCAGGCTATAGCTAAAGAGGTAGCACCACTTCTGGCCGCTCATGGCGACAACATTGCTCTCAACAGTGAGCTTTTTCAGAAGGTCAAGGCAGTATATCTTCAGAAGGATGATCTGCGATTGACCACAGAACAGAACAAGGTGTTGACCGATTATTACAAGAACTTTGTCCGGGGTGGCGCAGATCTGAATGAGGAAGACAAGGCGGGGCTTCGCGAAATAAACCAGGAATTGTCAGTCCTTGGCCTTCAATTCGGTGAAAATGTGTTAAAAGAGACCAATAAATTCGAATTGATCATCGATGACGAAATAGACCTTGCCGGGCTTCCCGAAGCCTCGGTCATCGGAGCCGCCGAGGCGGCCGCCAGCAGAGGCTATGAGGGCAAGTGGGTTTTTACGACTTCCAAACCCAGCATGATCCCATTCATCCAGTACGCCGATAATCGTGATCTGAGAGAAAAGATCTACAAGGCCTACATAAACAGGGGTGACAACGACGACGAGCTCGATAACAAGAATATACTGTCTCGTATAGCGGCTCTAAGAGTCAAAAAAGCCAATCTTCTCGGGTATGAGACCCACGCCCATTTCATACTCGAGCAGGGAATGGCAAAGGATCCGGCGAATGTCTTTATCTTCCTCGACAAGATATGGTTGCCGGCTCTTGCAAAAGCCAAGGAAGAAAGAGCGATGCTGCAGAAGATGATCGACGATGAAGGTCATGATTTCAAACTGCAGAGTTGGGACTGGTGGTATTACTCTGAAAAGGTAAAGAAGGCCATGTATGATCTCGATGAAGAGATGATCAGGCCCTATTTTCAGCTGGATAATGTAATCAGTGGCGCTTTCACTGTTGCAACCAGACTATGGGGAATCACTTTCGAAGAGCGGACAGATATTCCCAAGTATCACCCTGACGTCAGGACCTTCGAGGTGAAGGAAGCAGACGGAACACATATAGGTATACTGCTTGCAGATTACTTTCCCAGAGAGAGCAAGAGGGGTGGAGCCTGGTGTGGCACCTACAGGCAGCAGTGCAGGCTGGGTGGCAAGATGATCACTCCTGTAGTCAACAATGTCGGCAACTTTCAGAAACCTACGGCCGATAAACCTGCGTTGCTGACCTGGGATGACGTCCTTACTCTTTTCCACGAGTTCGGGCATGGTCTTCACCAGCTTCTGTCGAACGGGACATATCCTTCGGTGACGGGAACGAATGTCGCGACAGACTTCGTCGAATTACCTTCACAGATCATGGAGAACTGGGCAGGTGAGCCGGAAGTGCTGACGATGTATGCTACACACTACGAGACGGGAGAGGTCATCCCCGACGAACTGGTCGCGAAGATGAAGAAAGCCAGCAAGTTCAACCAGGGATTCGCTGTGACAGAGTATCTGGCCGCGTCCTACCTGGATATGGACTGGCACACGTTGAGAGATGAGGTCGAACAGGATGTCGATGATTTCGAGACCGCCTCACTCTCGAGGATCGGACTTATTCCGGAGATCATCAGTCGTTACAGGAGTACCTACTTCAGGCATATCTTCTCGAGTGGTTATTCCGCCGGGTACTTCAGTTACATGTGGGCCGAAGTCCTCGATGCCGATGCTTTCCAGGCGTTCAAGGATGTTGGCATATTCGACCAGGAACTGGCGCAGTCGTTCAGAGTGAACATACTTGCCGCCGGTGGTTCCGACGACCCGATGACCCTTTACATGAAGTTCAGGGGCAAGGAGCCCGGGATAGAGCCTCTTCTGAAGAAGAGAGGC includes the following:
- a CDS encoding HAMP domain-containing histidine kinase yields the protein MSKSTETDRATDVPSMLEQELERKNMAFEALFRLMERIGTTLDLETIIRLFLMTLAGQLSLDQIAFYLASSKENLFRVYYSLGISTGELPPAIARSSYIVRTLGKKLDLVEIGEPSDLAACADPSDDEALFSMNGFSYAFPLIGKTGVQGIILMSRKIDGSGFTEFNREILHVLTRSAAMAVGNAMLYNEVLVSNMEMEDFARVKKEFLSHTSHELRTPLTILKSSLWSIEEKKGNDGVLMELACKAVTRLSSMVDQLLSLNDVGINASSLNLVRTNILQLLESSFVERISEISEMGVTFKLDKMNTPDDLFIDATKMRIVFKSIIDNAVSSVESGGSIYLSVSTRTLSPDELEGVEIICSEYRKEYPVDSSAPDSHESEYSEDISIGVGKRNGNPVDEWVVIRVRDDGVGIPEEEIRTLSEPFMRASNSKMADVKGLGLGLSVASKIIYSHGGRFYCSSEKGRGAEFSVWLPVSYKKDKNQDGG
- a CDS encoding M3 family metallopeptidase, with product MRRPLFLTILAVMIVLSCAQQVGTGNPMLSEFDTPFGVPPFEEIKEVHYIPAFQEGIRLQNEEIAAIVNDPESPTFENTIAAMEGSGTLLNRVSSIFFSLNSANTNEEMQAIAKEVAPLLAAHGDNIALNSELFQKVKAVYLQKDDLRLTTEQNKVLTDYYKNFVRGGADLNEEDKAGLREINQELSVLGLQFGENVLKETNKFELIIDDEIDLAGLPEASVIGAAEAAASRGYEGKWVFTTSKPSMIPFIQYADNRDLREKIYKAYINRGDNDDELDNKNILSRIAALRVKKANLLGYETHAHFILEQGMAKDPANVFIFLDKIWLPALAKAKEERAMLQKMIDDEGHDFKLQSWDWWYYSEKVKKAMYDLDEEMIRPYFQLDNVISGAFTVATRLWGITFEERTDIPKYHPDVRTFEVKEADGTHIGILLADYFPRESKRGGAWCGTYRQQCRLGGKMITPVVNNVGNFQKPTADKPALLTWDDVLTLFHEFGHGLHQLLSNGTYPSVTGTNVATDFVELPSQIMENWAGEPEVLTMYATHYETGEVIPDELVAKMKKASKFNQGFAVTEYLAASYLDMDWHTLRDEVEQDVDDFETASLSRIGLIPEIISRYRSTYFRHIFSSGYSAGYFSYMWAEVLDADAFQAFKDVGIFDQELAQSFRVNILAAGGSDDPMTLYMKFRGKEPGIEPLLKKRGLI
- a CDS encoding anti-sigma factor antagonist (This anti-anti-sigma factor, or anti-sigma factor antagonist, belongs to a family that includes characterized members SpoIIAA, RsbV, RsfA, and RsfB.); the encoded protein is MILEKIDLKSSEITVSCGAGSYLDSLGRVTGVILLSIESGFDSLRLVKSGRCDDSIKPVLDLILSNNPFVNIVESEKNESDRIDSLKICDHPQISVIGEGSGHLYRIRASVTVEGTNFASRTAGIITGILGFPGFMSFGMRLASYELLMNISEHGHGPGKNRWVDLILEKREDSLFMTIIDDGPMFDPTIGIDFDLKKYLGSGKNRGLGLIMLKNMNQKMTYARENGKNMIVINSMVAIDIPKGKENGMAALKIDEGIPGADGISEIMIRGELDTKGALRLEELMNDLISRKIYKTVLNFRDVSFVSSAGVGMLLGLVSSLRREGGEVYLSELTNKVESVFKLLNLDDYFKVITGQSGKL
- a CDS encoding PorV/PorQ family protein, giving the protein MNRIFRIIILSLVAMAAIALPRVLVAEDGTGGTVSPFALGAGGRNTALGGASAAIWGGSYSLVWNPAGLVSVERGELALFHTPLFDGACSYSTALVSWPLLDAGVISAGIMHLKIGDIERRDSDNMLESGDLSNRQTRYILGFGRTIHGGLSAGISLKLDRYAQGEYSANGFGMDVGLGIRREIKSPLVDGMAAGINFFNIVEPVYTIVSEESGDPSGARGGIAMWRSMPGSLDDRFLFTSDLVKSRYSETGLHAGVEYSISGMFAVRAGYDAGNVTLGAGFRVHTIEVDYAFRDSDLENYHLFSILYGYGETSSQKLAKRRIARDEEIQKKLVFETDRYETDLISSSMESGRRALENGHYNKATGYFEAVLLWDPTNTEARDCRTRADALTHIKRADSLFVGQMYSEALFEYRLGSQHFDHEEIDSRIEACEKSIGEAENSRAILDRMISHSLELYTSRQWADASRAFEEILVIDPGNSIANQYREKSILRNREYYDSLIRRVEQAVSRMHYEEAAELVHTGLENFPGDNILISRLSDIERLKRRAGDKVPAGAEVATLKPALSSAMIEGLRPDYEKGVASFTGGQYEKAIDSWEKVWKVWKGFEKVEEYLVKAYQFRGMDLYTDHSYEEALEVWQKILVIDPGNEKAARYIRRTREEMGLLERTRG
- a CDS encoding SpoIIE family protein phosphatase is translated as MKEREDDSQRCDMKAINLKFQITLFVLLLIAGLVTAFSLTSARVQRTILLEEVRQKVVLQGRNLALNYSKPLLHKDPEFELHPHIRKVLSGDRNIRSVVVVDREGKIKGHRDMKMIDVQFRDETGFATVGDMSGLAPDESLKIRDDILLVSTPITDQEETIGTVFIEYSTEGMMQTLAEGRKRIMRIGLIALGAGALMSLLLAILIARPVNRLTRGAELIGQGRLDTRIRVKSVREMNVLADTFNRMASSLEENRDVMREKERLDKELEIARSIQQTLLPSDIPEPERYDIDAYYNSAELVGGDYYDIIPLENNRIMFVVGDVAGKGVPGLVVMAMVRMMVRDLAQRGENPARLLRHLNTLLLRDVRNNLFLTMFCGVLDLGSNGFFWASAAHMPLVYFRGRDGSVRMLGTKAKPMGIFPDEVFNKGLKEYQLTFEPGDLLLQYTDGLNEMRDRKGDEFGLEKVEEIVKSVASRGATDLLATLKESLDEFRGEVPQSDDLTLLALRMRQSVETGVSSDRNEDHGKVSTGIHDRSSV